In Bogoriella caseilytica, the genomic window AAGGGACGCCACTCTTCGCGGCGACCGGAGCTGGGGCACCGTTCAGTACGCTGACCACCGCTGCGCTATCCGGCGATCCGGGAGAGTTCGAGGATTCATGTCGCTGCACGCCGGCAACCACTGCGCTGCCGCGCATGCACGCATGGATGACCTCCACCATCGCGGCTGGACTGAAAGTCCCATGCACCAGGTAGCCACAGGCGCCCGCGCTCATGGCCTCCGAGAGGACCGCGGAATCCTCGGTGTTGGTCAGCATCACCACCGGTACGTGAGGGACGAGGCGCGGGAGCAGCTCGAGCCCGCTGGTCACCGGCATCTGGATATCTAGCAACACCACGTCGACCGCACCATCGGCGGCGAGACGCTCGGCCTCGGCGGCGTCGTCGGTGTCGAGGACCGCGTCAACGCCCTCGACCGAGCCGAGCGCGGACCGCAGGCCGATGCGGATGATGGCGTTGTCGTCAACTGTCAGGATGCGCATAGGCACCTTCCGAGATTACCGGCTGGGGTTCGACTCGGCCGAGAGTCACTCGTGCGACTGTGCCGCCGCCGGTAGCTCGTTCCCACGAGGCATGTCCGCCGCACTCCGCGACGCGGCTCAGCACGCTGCTCAGCCCGAAATGGCCCCGGTGGGCCATCACCTCGGCGACTTCGGTGCCATCTCCGCGCAGCAGCTCAGCCGGCATACCCCGGCCATCGTCAGCCACCACGAGTTCGACGCTCCCCCGGCCACATCCGCTCAGCTCCACCCGCACCCGGCTCGCCTCGGCGTGCTTGCGCACGTTCTCCAGCAGCTCCAGCAGGATCGCCTGCAACTGCGTCCAGCGCTCCGGTTCGAGGCGGCTGATCCCCTGGTCGATCTGCAGGTCGACCTCGATCTCGGTGCGCAACGACCAGCGCTCGACGACGCCGCGTGCCGCTTCTGCCGGCTCGGCCGCGCTTTCGCGCAACTCCACCAGGGTCACGCGGGTGCGCCTGTGCGTCTCGGCGAGCGCCTCCGCCACCGTCCGGACCAACTCTCGGTCTTCCTCGGTGACGTCGGCATGTTCCAGGCGGTCCCGGAGCTCGCGGGTGAGGAGCAGGAGAC contains:
- a CDS encoding sensor histidine kinase, with amino-acid sequence MTSSDLPGPPRAPVSSLRSVVRVLCMVRLAVLGFGALYGAIEGAPVAALFAAALAVPFSLVPALTWETRGGMYSRSGVLLAADMAVTVAMMTLYFDTTLMTAYAAASVALWGLVTALGPALVMALPVALLLLAPVGMDEWNGLWWSGAAVLGVVAMAWGGGALGESLRAQDVAAAELAEEQLARASAAERMRLARDIHDSVTGDLAGLLLLTRELRDRLEHADVTEEDRELVRTVAEALAETHRRTRVTLVELRESAAEPAEAARGVVERWSLRTEIEVDLQIDQGISRLEPERWTQLQAILLELLENVRKHAEASRVRVELSGCGRGSVELVVADDGRGMPAELLRGDGTEVAEVMAHRGHFGLSSVLSRVAECGGHASWERATGGGTVARVTLGRVEPQPVISEGAYAHPDS
- a CDS encoding response regulator transcription factor; translation: MRILTVDDNAIIRIGLRSALGSVEGVDAVLDTDDAAEAERLAADGAVDVVLLDIQMPVTSGLELLPRLVPHVPVVMLTNTEDSAVLSEAMSAGACGYLVHGTFSPAAMVEVIHACMRGSAVVAGVQRHESSNSPGSPDSAAVVSVLNGAPAPVAAKSGVPSALDGMAGTQRGSLSTREAEVMDLVAEGLSNGEIAAKLFLSEKTVKNHINSIFAKLGVSTRARAISLWLRHSGVGPGAHP